CGCATGTTCACCCCGTTCCCGCAGATGCTGCGCAATGTCCGCTTCACGGGCAAGAGCCCGCTTCACGCCCCTTCGGTGCAGGACGCCCGCCGCCGGGCGGAAGCCGAACTGGGCACGGCCGGCCGGCTGCTGCTGCGCGAAAGCGGCACGGAACCCCTGGTCCGGGTCATGGCCGAGGCCGAGGACCCGGCGCTGGTGGAACGAATCGTCGCCGAAATGTGTGAGGCGATCGATTCGGCCCAGGTCGTGGCCTAGGGACGGGGGCCATGAAGGGGCGCATCCTCGTCATCGCGGGCAGCGATTCCGGCGGCGGCGCGGGAATCCAGGCGGATATCAAGACCATCACGGCGCTGGGCGGGTTTGCCATGACGGCGCTGTCCGCCCTGACCGTGCAGAACACGCTGGGGGTGACGGGCGTGCTGCCGGTCCCGCCCGATTTCGTGGCGCAGCAGATGTGCAGCGTGCTGGACGACCTGGGCGCCGATGCGTTCAAGAGCGGGATGCTGGACCGGGCAGAGGTCATCCTGGCCGTCGCGGACATCATTCGTGTCCATCCCGGCATCCCCTATGTCCTCGATCCCGTCATGGTGGCCAAGGGCGGCTCGCGCCTGTTGCAGGATAACGCGGTGGAGACGCTCAGGCGGGATCTCCTGCCTCTGGCCACCCTGCTGACCCCCAACCTGCCGGAGGCCGAAGTCCTGGTCGGACGTCCGATTCGCACGGTGGACGACATGCGGCGGGCGGCCGAGGACCTGCGCCGGGCCGGGGCCGGGGCGGTCCTGGTCAAGGGCGGGCACCTGGATGGCGACGTGCTGACCGACGTGCTGGCCACCGACGCGGGGATCGAGCTGTTTTCGGATACGCGGCTGCATACCCGCCACACCCATGGGACAGGCTGCACGCTGGCCAGCGCGATCGCCACCGGCCTGGCGCAGGGCCTGACGCTGCGTGATGCCGTGATCCGGGCCCGGCGCTACCTGCGCGCCGCCATCGCGGCCGCGCCGGGCTATGGCGCGGGCGCCGGACCCCTGAACCATGCGGTCACGATCGGCCCCGACTGGACCCCCGCCGCCTGATCACGCTTCGTCCCGTCGACCGGATGGACGGCCGGGCTGCGCCCAGTCGGCGGCGTCGGCCATGCGCACGATGACGGGAACCAGGCGCGAGACGTGATTCGGCCGAAGCACGCCCAGGCCGCGCAACCCCTGCACCGTCCGCGCGGCCGCCCAGGCACAGCCCAACGCCAGGTCACGTGCCAGGCGGCTGCGGACC
This genomic stretch from Gluconacetobacter diazotrophicus PA1 5 harbors:
- the thiD gene encoding bifunctional hydroxymethylpyrimidine kinase/phosphomethylpyrimidine kinase, which gives rise to MKGRILVIAGSDSGGGAGIQADIKTITALGGFAMTALSALTVQNTLGVTGVLPVPPDFVAQQMCSVLDDLGADAFKSGMLDRAEVILAVADIIRVHPGIPYVLDPVMVAKGGSRLLQDNAVETLRRDLLPLATLLTPNLPEAEVLVGRPIRTVDDMRRAAEDLRRAGAGAVLVKGGHLDGDVLTDVLATDAGIELFSDTRLHTRHTHGTGCTLASAIATGLAQGLTLRDAVIRARRYLRAAIAAAPGYGAGAGPLNHAVTIGPDWTPAA